The genome window ACGCCCGCAACTGGCTGGAGTTCAGTCTTCTATCCTGCGCTCTGGCCAATTGCTCCTCCCGCCGTGAAAGAAACTGCAATTCGTCTGTCAACTGCGGGCAGTCGTACGACATATACTTGCTTTCTGAAACTTGGGTGCCTTTGACCTCTGCCGGAGGCGTGGTCATCATGCAGCCGCCGAGGCCGAGAACCAGGAGAAGGGCAGGCAGAAAGTAGCGCATTGGTGCTCCGTTGTTCATAGTGTCAGGAACTATCGCCAAGGTGCCGCGAAGGAAAGCAGCCGTGCTGACGGCCTTTATTGCCTGATCTGAAATGCGTGAATGGTTGAACTGGTGCCCGACAGCTAAATAACTAGCTCCGTATCACATTGAAATGTTGTTGCAAAATTGGGATGTGTTTTTCTTGTTGCCCCCAAAGTTGCCCCCGTTTTTTTCCGTTGCCCTATAGGTTGGGTCATCCTTTTTTTGGGGAACGGCACCAGATTGCTACCATTTAAGCTGCTCAATGGAAAGCTCCAAGGCGGCGGAAACTTTTTTCAAGGTGCTCATACGAGGCTTGGCTTCCGGTGCCTCCACCTGGGCAAAGGCGGATTGCGATACCTCCATGCGGGCGGCCACCTCAGCTTGGGTCAGACCCAAGTATTCCCGCCAGGCGCGAATAGGGGATATCTGCTCTTTGAGCACACGGGCGGCCACTTCATGGGGTACCGTAGGCTCGTTTGCCTCTTGTGCGGTGGACCCGGCAAAGGCGGCGGCGTATTCGTCATAGGGCACCACCACGGCCACGGGCACGCCCTGGTGTGTGATAACCTGATGATTAGTAGGTATGTTCATCGCGTTTCTTGACCTCCTCTATGCGAACAACCAGGGGGATTCCCGCATGGACGGTGAACAAAACTCGGTAGCGTCCCACGCGCAGCCGGTAGCCGGGCTTGCCTTGCAGAGCCTTTACCTGTTCCACGTTCGGCCAGTCCCGCAAAGTCTCCACGGCATCGGCGATATTGCCTTGCTCCACCGCCGGGAGCTTGCGCGTCTGGCGAAGGGCCTTGGTTGTCCACTCGATATTGTTCATAAGTTTTTATAAGTAATAATAAACATGAGGTCAAGGTGCCGGAGCGAACTCACTTTCCCAGCATTGAGCCGTGGCGAATAAGCAGCCCCGGAGGCAGGACAGATGGTAACGCACCTTGCCTGTCCTGCCCTCTTTCCCGCATTGCCCGATGATGTGCGATGGTAAAGAAGCGACGCGCACGGCCCATTTACGTTGCCTTTCGTTGGAACATGCCACGAATGGGCAATCTGGTGCCCAGGTGACGGCATCAGGCCGGAAGGCGGCGCTTCCCATAGCAACCACGTTCACCAGGTGCCCGGCCTCCTGGGCAATGCCGGTGTCCGCCGCAATGTACAGCATGGGCAAATTGTACAGCCCGAGCATGTTCACGTGGCGGTTCGTGAGAAGATAGAGCGCGATGAACTGCGTGGATGCGCCGAGTTTACGCATCTCCTTACCTGTGCGGCCATACCAGAATTGGGGCGAGATTTTAGAGTAGTCACGCATGGTGTGCGAGTCCTCCGGGGAGGGGGAAGTTGTGCAGGGTGGGCAACCGGTGGGCAACCAATAGAAATAAGAGGCAGGAAAACGCAAAAAAGGACACGCGAATAACCGCATATCCTTTTAAATAACTGGTGTCCCCGACAAGAATCGAACTTGTGGCCTATCGCTTAGGAGGCGATCGCTCTGTCCAACTGAGCTACGGGGACACGTGGACTTGAGTATAGTTCAAAGCCCTGTCTGTCAAGAGCCGGTTCGGGCCGGAGACGGTTGCCCCCGGCGCCGCGCGGAGCCTGTTAACAGGGTTTGCCCTTGCGGATGTCGTACTTTACGGTTCCACAGGGGCAGACCGCATGGTAGCAGTCCGCCGCCGGGTCAAAGTCGAGATCCGGGGTAAATACGTCGAACCGGGTCACGATGATCCAGGGATAGATGGCGTTGACCGCCGTAAGGCAGACCGGCCCTGTTGTCCGTTCATAGTTGATGATCGGGCCGTCCAGGATCATTTTGCTGCCCTTGGGCATTTTCGGGCACTCGGACTCCGTCACTTCAATTTCGATCGTTCTGTTTGCCGCCGCGCATTGGCAGTGGCAATCGCAGTTGGTTGTCATAGCGGTTCTCCTTGTACCGGATTGTTTTACCCAATTCAGTTACCGGGGCGCATCCCGGCGGCAATTTTGGGCAATTGTGTTTGCTCGAGCTTGTGGCTGCAAAGGACGACGCCCGCTGTGATGCAAAGTGTCAGCACAACGGTAAGCAGGATGCAGAGCCACGGTGAAAAGACGTTCAGCGTGTCCAGCCCCATGAAAACAAGAAGAACCGTGGGGGCATGGAAAAGGTAAAAACGGAAGGTGTTCTTTTCAAAAAACGCGTAGACGCCTGAAGCCTTTTTGGCCGGGAAGCCGATGCGGACGAACAGGAGGCTCAGCTGGTACGTGAGCAGCGCGCCAAGAACGCCGAGCAGCCAGGACAGCAGAAAATGCCCATGGCCGGCGGGCAGCAAAATGAGGAAGGCCGCCGCCGTCAGGGGGAAGATTTTTGCAAAATTTTTCCACAGGAAGGTGTCCAGCCAGTCGCGATGCCGATAGGCCAGCATGCCGCAATATACGAACAGGATGGGGCCGGCGGACTCATTGAAGCAATACCAGGTCAGATTTTTGCCGGCGACGCGCAGCACGATGGCGGCAACAACGGCAAGGCCGATCCCCGCGAGGTCACGGGCAGGCACAACGGGGGATTCCCAATGCAGCCTGAACCACTCGGGATTGGCCCAGGCGGGTTTCAGGCTTTCCGCTTTTTCCCGGGCCTTTTCAAGCCAGGGAGCAAGGCCGGGTTTTGTGAACGCGGCGGGAAAGGCCGGATCCGGCGTGCGCTCCAGAAGGGGGCGGCAGATCATCCAGAAGAGCGAGGCCCAGAAAAGAACGAGCAGAAACCAGAGATGGTCGGTAAAACGGCCTTGCAACCCGGCGAGCAGGGTACCGCCGAACGACGTCCCGGCCGGGCGGTTGTAGGCGGGAATGTCAAACAGCGTGTACAGCGGGACGAGCCAGAACAGCATTACCAGAAACCAGGGAGCGAGCAGCCTGTGGATGCGTTTTTCCAGCAGCGCGCTGAAGGCGGGACCGCTTTGCATGGTTTTTTCCAGCAAAAAACCCGATGCGAAAATGAAGGAGGGAACCAGCGCGAAGGAGAGCGCCGTTGCGATATAGTCCCCGCCGGCAGCCTGGGTATCCGCGTAAAGCTTCCAGAAGGAAGACGGGGTCTGCGTTGTGAACGGAAGCAGCGCGTGGAAGACGATGATGCCGAAGAGGCACACGGTTTTTTGCAGGGTTATTTGCGGGTGGTGCATGATTCTCCTTCCTTGGGGCGGGCGGTATTGTTGTCCGGCCGCAGCGATTGTTCCAGTGATGCTTCCAAAGAGACCAACAGGGTCTGCAGCCGCTCCTGCACCCGTACAGTGCCGGAAGCCGCTCCCTTTATGGGCTGTACATGTTTTGCCAGTGCCACCATGACCGGGGCCTTGGGGTCGTCTTTGCGCCAGCTTTTCAACCCTACCAGCGCGGCGGCCTCCCGGAGGGTCCGCTCGGGAACCTCCTGGGCGGCATGGTCGCGGCGCAGCAACAGGTGGGCGCTCGGGCCGTCCTCTACGTGAAACCACAAATCGAACGGCCTGGCAAGCTTGAGCAACGCCCGGTTGCCTTCGGCGCTGCGGCCCCGCCATAAGGCGAAGCCGTCCGATGACACAAATTCCTGTATCAGCGACGGGGAGAATACCGTCTTTTTCCCCGTTTTCGGAGACGCTTTTTCCGGCAGCGGCCGCGCGGCGGCAGCCGGGGGCGGCGTATCCCGCAGAAGCGCGAGCCGCGCATCAAGCATGGCAAGGCCGCGCGCGGCTTTGGAGGCTTTCCGGAACATGGCCTGCATATTTTCCGTAACGGACATCAGGGAATTGAGCCGGATGGTCACCGTCTCGCCCTTGGGGGCGGCGGGATCGGCGGGCTTTGCGGGATCACGCGGCAGGGTGACGGCTTCAAGGCGCGCGTCCGGCTGCAATCGCCAGAGATTGGCTTGCAGCAGGCGGGCTTCGTCTCCTAAAAGGAGCATGGCGGCAAGCCTGTTTTTTTCCGTTTCCAGCGTAGCCAGGAGGCGTTTGTGCCGCCGCAGGGCGGATTTATCCTGTTTGATCGCGGGGGATTGCGTCTGGGCCTTGGCGCCGGCAAGCAGGAGAGGGAGCTGCATGGCTTCCAGCAGAGGCAGAACGGTCCCGGCCTCGGCGGGCGTTGCCGACTCCGCCATCCCGGCGCTTTCCTCGGCGCCGGGCGGCAGGGGCCAGGCGCAGACATGGCGGGGAGGCATGCTGTCCTCCGAAAGTGCCGAAGGGGCGGCGGGGGCGTACCAGAACAGATCGCCGTCGCCGGCTTCAAGGTCGACAAGAAGGGCGGCGGCATCTTCCGGGCTCAGAAGGGCGAGCGTCCGCCGCAGAAGCGGCGTAAGAACGCGGAACGCTTCCCACGGCGCATCGTGCTCGCCGTTTTGCCGCAAAAGCGCGGGGATATCCGCCGGCGCGGGCCATGGGGGAGGCGTGGAAAAATCCGGCGGCAGGCTTTCCAGAATGGCGGGGCCGTTTTTGCAATCCAGCAGCAGCCAGAAACAGCCGGACTCACCTTCGGGGTGGGGCAGGGCAAAGGCCAGCTGCCGTTCCACCCAATTGCAGCGGGCCTCGCCGAGAATTCGCCCTTCGGCGTATTTGCGCAACCGCATGACGGCGGCGGGGGGAAAGGCCGGGTTGGGAAGGGGAGATCTTTCCGTTATAAAAAGAAGGGGAACGGAACGGTGCCTGCGGCAAAGCAGGCACCGTTTTTCACCGGAAACATAGAGAGAAAAGGCCGTGACGCCCGGAACGGGCTCATGAATGCGCTCAAGACGCGCTTTGCACAGCACTTGGGCAAGAATGGCGCCAACGCGGCGAAAAACATGTGCGTCCATATCCGGCTCTGCCGGAAAAAGACGGTGCGCCGGCGGCAGAAGGCGTTAATCGCCGCGCAATTGTTCGTCTTCTTCCTGCTTGCTTTTGCAGTTGATGCACAGTTTGGTGACAGGCCGCGCTTTGAGGCGGGGAACGCCGATCTCTTCGCCGCAGTCTTCACAAATGCCGTATGTGCCGTTATCCAGGCGCGTCAGGGCACCGCGGATTTTTTTGATCAGTTTGCGCTCGCGGTCGCGGATGCGCAAGGTAAAAGCCCGGTCAGACTCCATTGTGGCGCGGTCCGCGGGGTCGGCGAATATTTCGGTGTTATCCGTCATATCCTCCAGCGTCATATCGCCCTGTTTCAGGGCTTCCTCCAATTGTCCGTTCAAAAGCGTACGGAAGTATTCAAGGTCTTTTTGATCCATGGTAACCCTCCAGAGCCGGGCAGGAACCCGTCGTATCGAACCGGATACGTATAACCCCTTTTTCAGAAAAGTAAAGGGAAAAACACGCAAGGTTACAGATACTTCATTAGTGCGCCAAGGCGAAAGGAGTTTGAGGGGCCGGCGGGGTTGTCGGCGTAGCGGCTGCCTGCTCCTCGCGCTTGGCGGTTAAGGTTATTTGTGTGAATATACTGTAGAGGGGCGAAAAAGAATAGAGGATATTGCCGAAAGTCTCCTATCGTAAACCATATATTCGGAAGAAGATCATGCGTGTTGCGCACCGTGTTTCATAGATAATGAAACAATGAAACGCATTGCAGGTTGCCATTATGCAAAAAATATTTAATATCAAATAGATATAGTGAATATGCATCTCGGCATATGATTTGCTTTCGTCGTTCCGCCAAAAGGAAGTATTATCCGGCAACGGATACCCGTCCCCCGGAAATTTTTCCGCGAGGAGAGGGCTTTGGCAGTGTGAGGAGTTACCGAATAGAGAAAAGCTTATTAACCGTTCCCTTGGGAGGATTGCCGATGCGTAAAATCTTTATAACAACTGTCCTGATGGCCGCCATGCTGTTCGCCGGTTCCGCCTTTGCGGCAAAAACCTTTATCCGCATCAGCACCAGCACGGTGGGCGGCGGGTTTTACCTGATCGGCAATACCATCGCCCAACTCGGCCAGGTGAAAATGGCCGACGAGATGAACTTCACGGCCGTTACCGGCGGCAGCATCAAAAACATGATGAACCTGGAAAAAGGGGAATGTGAGCTCGGGCTTACCCAATCCTCCACCCTTGCTCTGGGCATCGCGGGGGAGGCCCCTTTCAAAGCCCCGCTGAAAAAACTGCGGTACGTCACGTCCATCTACCCCATGCCCGCGCATATCTTGATAAACAAGCGCTCCGGCATCAAGAGCGTTGCCGACTTCAAGGGCAAGCGCATTGACTACGGCTCCGTGGGACAGGGGATTGAAACGAACGTGCGCGAACTCATGAGCATGTACGGCCTTGAAGACAAGGACGTCAAAATTGAGCGTTTCGGCCGTTCGGAATTTGAGGAAGCGTTCAAGACCGACCGGATTGAAGGAACTCTCTGGACGACCACAACGCCCAACGCGCAGATTTCCGACCTTATCCGCTCCGACGTTGTGGGCCTGCTCAGCATGGAAAAAGAAAAACTCGATGCAATGCTGAAGCGCTACCCGCATTATATCGCGACGACCATTCCCGGCGGCACGTACGAAGGGATTTCCACCGACACGCTCACATTCGGCGCGGTGGGTTCGCTTTTGACGCACGACGGCATGCCTGACGAGGTTATTTACAAGATTACCAAAATGCTGCACGAAAACAGCGATTTTTTGAAAGAGCGCCTCGGCAGCTATTTTGCCGGGTTTAATCTGGAATTTGCGCTTTCCGGTATGGGCGAAACGCTTCTGCACCCCGGCGCCGCCAAGTACTACAAGGAAAAAGGCCTGATTAAGTAAGGCGTTCGTACGACAGTCTGTCATTCCGGCGCGGGGCGGATGCCCCGCGCCCGGAAGAGAACCATTTTATCAGGAGACAATGATGTCAGAGGCCTCCTCCCCCATGGCCCCACAGGCTGCTCCCGAAGCCGCGGCGTCTGCCGTTCCGCCGTCCGGCGAAGCGCCCAAAAAGAAAAAAGGCAAGCGCCGCGCGTTTTCCGGCAACCTGAAGCTTTTCATCACGGTCCTGACCGTGGCGCTCGCCTGTTTCCATCTGTATACGTCCTTTTTCGGCCTGCTGCCCGCCATGCAGCAGAGAAGCTTCCACCTGGCGTTTATTTTGCCGCTTATTTTCCTGCTGTATCCCGCTGGGAAAAATTCGCCGTACGAAAGGCCTTCCGTTCTTGACTGGCTGTTTGCCGTATCCGTTGCCGGGTGTTCGCTGTATGTCTGCTTTTTCTATGAAGACATAGCCAACCGCGCCGGCATGTTCGAGGAGTATGAAATCTACCTCGCGGCGCTGTTTGTGCTGCTGGTGTTCGAGGCGGCACGCCGGGTGCTGGGCTACATCCTGCCCGCGTTTTGCGCTTTTTTCCTTTTCTTCGCCTATTTCGGGCCGTCCATGCCCGGACCTTTCGTGCACGCGGGCCTCTCCATCCCCCGCATTCTCGAGGAACTGTACCTGACCACCGACGGTCTGTTCGGCCTGGTTACGGGCGTTTCCGCCACGTATATTTTTATGTTCATTCTGTTCGGCTCCTTCCTCAGCTCCACGGGGACGGCCAACTTCTTCAACGACTTTTCCATGGCCCTCACCGGCCATCTGAAAGGCGGCCCAGCCAAGATCGCGGTGCTTTCCAGCGCGCTCATGGGCACTATTTCCGGGTCCACCTCGGCCAACGTGGCCACCACCGGTTCCTTCACCATCCCGCTCATGAAAAAGGTCGGCTACCAGCCGCACTTTGCCGGGGCGGTGGAAGCCGCGGCCTCCACGGGCGGGCAGATCATGCCGCCGGTGCTCGGCTCCGCGGCCTTCATCATCGCGGACACCGTGGGCACCCCGTACATCAACGTGGTTGTCGCCTCGCTCGTCCCGGCGCTGCTGTATTTCTTCGGCATCTGGTGCAGCCTGTCCGTGGAGGCGAGCCGCGTGGGCCTGAAAGGCCTGCCCAAAGACATGCTGCCCAAGATCAAGCACGTCATCGTCAAGACCGGGTACAAGGCCATTCCGCTGTTCGCCATCGTGATCCTGCTCTGCATGGGGCGGAACCCGCTGTTCGCGGCCTGCGTGGGCATCGTGTGCTGCGTGGTGCTCTCCTTCGTGGACAAGGCCGACCGGCTGAGTTGGAAGTCTCTGATCGCGACGCTTGAGGACGGCTCCAAGTCCGCCCTGTCCGTGGCCATCGCCTGCACCATCGTGGGGGTGGTCATCGGCATGATGGGCGCCACGGGCATTGCGTTGCGTATCGGCGACGCGATTTTGAGCTACACCCAGGGGATGCTCATCCCGACCATGATCGTGACCATGATAATCTGCCTCTTGCTCGGCATGGGCATGCCGACCACGGCCTCCTACGTCATGGCGTCCGCCGTGGGCGTTCCGGCCATGATCCTGCTCGGCTGCAACCCGCTGGACGCGCATTTCTTCGTGTTCTTCTACGCGGTGCTTTCGTCCGTCACCCCGCCGGTGTGCGTCGGCGCGTACACGGCCGCCGGGATAGCCGGGGCCAACCCCAACCAAACGGCGTTTACCGCCGTGCGGCTGGCGCTTTCCGGGTTTATCATTCCCTTTGTGTTTATCCTGAACCCGGAACTCTTGCTGACCAACGTGACCAACTGGCCCATGTTCGTGGTGACGCTGGCCTCGGCCATGGTGGGCATAGCCACCTTGTCCGTGGGGCTTGAGGGTTTTCTTTTCGTCAACTTGCGGATCTACGAGCGCCTCGCGCTGCTGGGCGCCGCGCTCTGCATGATAAAACCCGGCATGTATACCGATGCCGTCGGCCTGGGGCTCCTGGCCGCCGTGTATTGCCTCGCCAAGATGCGCAAAAAACCGGAACTGAAACCGGCAACCGAATAACGGTCCTGTCCCATACAGCAAAACGCCTGCCGGGGTTCCGGCAGGCGTTTTTATTTGCGACATGGTTTTTTATTGCGCTGTCAGCGGCGGCTCATGGGCATCGTCGTGCCCTCTGAGGGATTGGTAGACGGGCGCCGCCGTCGCCCGGCCGGGGAAAATATCCCCCACGGAGGCTGTGAGCGCGATTTCCAGAACTTCGTCCGCGTTTTCAACAGGCTTGATGACAAGACTTTTGAGAATTTCCGCCGGGACTTCCTTAAGATCCCGCTCGTTATCCTTGGGGATAATCACGGTATGTATCATACCGCGGTGGGCGGCCAGGAGTTTTTCCCGGAGCCCCCCGATCGGCAGCACGCGGCCGCGCAGCGTAATCTCGCCGGTCATGGCCACGTCGCTCCGCACGGGAATGCCGAGCAGGGCGGAGACAAGGGACGTTACGAGCGTAACCCCGGCGGACGGGCCGTCTTTGGGCGTGGCGCCCTCGGGCACGTGGACGTGGATGTCGATGGTCTTGTAAAAATCCCGGCGCAGGCCGAAGGCGTCGGAGCGCGACCGCACGTAGGAGAGCGCCGCCTGGGCGGACTCCTTCATGACGTCGCCGAGCTTGCCCGTGGTGTTGACGTTGCCCTTGCCGGGCATCAGCGCGGTTTCCACCACCAGCAGTTCGCCGCCGACCTCGGTGTAGGCGAGCCCCGTGCAGACGCCGATCTGGGAGTCGTGCTCCTTCTCGCCGTGACGGTATTTTTTCACGCCGAGTAAACCGGGAAGGCTGCTGCGGGAAATGTGGGCGGTTTCGAATTTTTCCTTTTCATCCACAACGCGCATGGCGACTTTCCGGCACACGGTCGCGATTTCGCGTTCCAGGCTGCGCACGCCCGCCTCGCGGGTGTATGAGTGGATGATCTCCACCACCGCGTTTTCGGAAACCTGCATCTGCTCCGGAGTCAGGCCGTGCATTTCAATCTGCTTCGGGATCAGGAAGTTACGCGCGATATGGCGCTTTTCCGTTTCCAGGTAGCCGGGCAGCCGGATAATTTCCATACGGTCCTGCAAGGGCAGGGGGATGGCATGGAGCGAGTTGGCCGTGGTGATGAAAAAGATCTGCGAGAGATCGTAATCCAGGTCCAGGTAATGGTCGTTGAACGCGCAGTTCTGTTCGGGATCAAGCACTTCCAGCAGCGCCGCCGAGGGGTCGCCCCGGAAGTCCATGCTCATCTTGTCAATTTCATCAAGACAGAACAGGGGGTTATTGAATTTTACCCGTTTCAGTGACTGGATAATCTTGCCGGGTAGCGCCCCTACGTAGGTGCGCCGGTGCCCCCTGATTTCCGCTTCGTCGCGCACGCCGCCCAGAGACAGGCGCACGTATTCCCGGCCCGTCGCGCGGGCCACCGATTTGACGAGCGATGTTTTGCCGACGCCGGGAGGGCCGACAAGGCACAAAATGGGGCCTTTGAGCTTGTTGACCAGCTTCTGCACAGCCAGATACTCAAGGATGCGTTCTTTCGGTTTTTCAAGGCCGAAATGGTCGGCATCGAGGATTTCCCGGGCCGCCCCGATATCAATGGTCGTCTCTTTCAACGAATTCCAGGGCAGGTCGAGAATCCAGTCCACATAGTTGTGTACAACCGTGTATTCCGCGGAGGAGGGGGGCATCTGGCGGAGTTTTTTCACTTCGCGCAGGCCTTTTTCCCGTGCTTCTTCGGGCATGTCCTTTTCCGCGAACCGTTTTTCCAGTTCGGCCACTTCCTGCGTGGGGTCGTCTTCACGCCCCATTTCCTTGTGGATGGCCTTTATCTGCTCGTTGAGATAGTACTCGCGCTGGTTGCGCTCCATCTGGCTTTTGACGCGGCCTTTGATGCGCCGTTCCATGGAGGCGATGTCGATTTCCGCCTGGAGCAGTTCGTAGACCTTGGTCAACCGTTCCACGGGGTCAAGCGTTGCAAACACTTCCTGTTTTTTGCGGTAGTCGAGCTTCAAATGCCCCATCACGGCGTCGGCAAGGTGGCCGGGAGTGGCAACGGCGCCAAGGGCCTGGAGAATGTCCGGCGAAATTTTCTTATTGTTTTTGGCGTAATCGCGCAGGCTTTCCATGGCCGTGCGCATGAGCGCTTCCCCTTCCGGGGCCGCCGTGACCATCTCCGGGATGGGGGTAACGCGGACCTGGGAGAAATCTCCGCCGTCCTCCAGCACTTTCGAGCTGCCTTCCGGCCGGAGCCAGGTGGCTCTGTAAAGCCCCTCGAACAGCACTTTGATGGTGCCGTCCGGCAGGCGAAGGAGTTGCAGGATGCGGCAGACCGTGCCGATTTCAAACAGATCGCCGAAACCCGGCCGCTCCACGTTGGAATCCCGCTGCGGCACGAGCATTATCTGTTTGTCGAAGTCTGAAGACGCGCGCTCTATGGCGCGTATGGAAGCCTCCCGCCCCACGAAAAGCGGTGTGATGGACTTGGGAAACATCACCACTTCCCGGAGTGACATCAACGGGAGCATATGCCCCTTGTCGTTCGGCTCAATGTTCATACAAATCCCCTTGTCCCCTTACACTGTCCCCCGACGTTGTGCGCCGCGACGGGCGCGAAAGGCGTGATGATGATGCTCAGGCGGTTTCGCTCTGCGCGTCGGTGTCGTAAATGTAGAGCGGTTCCTTGCCTTTCTCTATCACGGCGGCATTGACAACGCACTCCCGCACGTTCTCACGCGAGGGGAGGGAATACATGATATCCATCATGGCGTGTTCCATGACGTTACGCAAGCCTCTGGCTCCAGTTTTACGCTTTATCGCCAGATGGGCAATAGCTTTGAGAGCGTCCTGCGTGAACCGCAAGGTTACGTCATCCAGAGAGAAAAGTTTCTGGTACTGTTTCACCAGAGCGTTCTTGGGTTCGGTCAGCACGCGGATAAGATCCTCTTCCGAGAGATCGTCGACATACGTGACCACCGGAACACGGCCGACAAATTCGGGGATAAGGCCGAATTTCACCAGATCGTTGGGGTGCACTTCGGAGAGGATGGCGCTGGTTTCCTTGGTTTCGGAAATTTTGGCGCCGAACCCGAGCGAGCGCCCGCGCAGCCGCTGTTCCACAATTTTATCAAGGCCGACGAAGGCGCCGCCGAGGATGAACAGGATATTGGAGGTATCCAGGCGGATGTATTCCTGCTGGGGGTGCTTCCGGCCGCCTTTGGGCGGGATATTCGCTTCCGTGCCTTCGATGATTTTCAAAAGGGCCTGCTGCACCCCTTCCCCCGAGACGTCACGGGTGATGGACGCGGAATCGCCCTTGCGGGAAATTTTATCGATTTCGTCAATATAAATGATGCCCTTACTGGCGGATTCAAGATCGTAATCCGCATTCTGCAGGAGCTGCACCAGGATATTTTCCACATCTTCGCCCACATACCCGGCTTCCGTCAGGGTGGTGGCGTCGGCGATGGCAAAGGGCACGTTCAGCGTGCGGGCAAGGGTTTTGGCAAGCAAGGTCTTGCCGCTGCCCGAAGGCCCGATAAGCAGGATGTTGCTTTTTTCCAGCTCCACGTCATTGCCGAGGGCTTCGCTGAAAAAGACGCGCTTGTAATGGTTATGCACGGCAACGGCCAGAGCTTTTTTGGCGTTGGACTGGCCGATGACGTATTCGTCAAGTTTCGCGGACAGCTCCTGGGGGGTGAGGAGTTTGCCCTCCTCACGCACTTCCTGTTTTATCTGGTCCGCAATGATTTCCGTGCACAGGGCTATGCACTCGTCACAAATGGAGACGTTGCCGGGCCCCGCGATGAGGCGGCGGACGGCATCTTCGCCTTTGTCACAGAAGGAGCAGCGTATCTCCTGGCCCTGTTTGGTATCTGTATCGCTCATAATGCTATCCTGCATGTGCGCGCGGGGTGGCCCGC of uncultured delta proteobacterium contains these proteins:
- a CDS encoding TRAP transporter, 4TM/12TM fusion protein → MSEASSPMAPQAAPEAAASAVPPSGEAPKKKKGKRRAFSGNLKLFITVLTVALACFHLYTSFFGLLPAMQQRSFHLAFILPLIFLLYPAGKNSPYERPSVLDWLFAVSVAGCSLYVCFFYEDIANRAGMFEEYEIYLAALFVLLVFEAARRVLGYILPAFCAFFLFFAYFGPSMPGPFVHAGLSIPRILEELYLTTDGLFGLVTGVSATYIFMFILFGSFLSSTGTANFFNDFSMALTGHLKGGPAKIAVLSSALMGTISGSTSANVATTGSFTIPLMKKVGYQPHFAGAVEAAASTGGQIMPPVLGSAAFIIADTVGTPYINVVVASLVPALLYFFGIWCSLSVEASRVGLKGLPKDMLPKIKHVIVKTGYKAIPLFAIVILLCMGRNPLFAACVGIVCCVVLSFVDKADRLSWKSLIATLEDGSKSALSVAIACTIVGVVIGMMGATGIALRIGDAILSYTQGMLIPTMIVTMIICLLLGMGMPTTASYVMASAVGVPAMILLGCNPLDAHFFVFFYAVLSSVTPPVCVGAYTAAGIAGANPNQTAFTAVRLALSGFIIPFVFILNPELLLTNVTNWPMFVVTLASAMVGIATLSVGLEGFLFVNLRIYERLALLGAALCMIKPGMYTDAVGLGLLAAVYCLAKMRKKPELKPATE
- the lon gene encoding DNA-binding ATP-dependent protease La (Evidence 2a : Function of homologous gene experimentally demonstrated in an other organism; PubMedId : 10094703, 14665623, 2984174, 3042779, 3289547, 7988699, 8226758, 8294008, 8939438; Product type e : enzyme); its protein translation is MNIEPNDKGHMLPLMSLREVVMFPKSITPLFVGREASIRAIERASSDFDKQIMLVPQRDSNVERPGFGDLFEIGTVCRILQLLRLPDGTIKVLFEGLYRATWLRPEGSSKVLEDGGDFSQVRVTPIPEMVTAAPEGEALMRTAMESLRDYAKNNKKISPDILQALGAVATPGHLADAVMGHLKLDYRKKQEVFATLDPVERLTKVYELLQAEIDIASMERRIKGRVKSQMERNQREYYLNEQIKAIHKEMGREDDPTQEVAELEKRFAEKDMPEEAREKGLREVKKLRQMPPSSAEYTVVHNYVDWILDLPWNSLKETTIDIGAAREILDADHFGLEKPKERILEYLAVQKLVNKLKGPILCLVGPPGVGKTSLVKSVARATGREYVRLSLGGVRDEAEIRGHRRTYVGALPGKIIQSLKRVKFNNPLFCLDEIDKMSMDFRGDPSAALLEVLDPEQNCAFNDHYLDLDYDLSQIFFITTANSLHAIPLPLQDRMEIIRLPGYLETEKRHIARNFLIPKQIEMHGLTPEQMQVSENAVVEIIHSYTREAGVRSLEREIATVCRKVAMRVVDEKEKFETAHISRSSLPGLLGVKKYRHGEKEHDSQIGVCTGLAYTEVGGELLVVETALMPGKGNVNTTGKLGDVMKESAQAALSYVRSRSDAFGLRRDFYKTIDIHVHVPEGATPKDGPSAGVTLVTSLVSALLGIPVRSDVAMTGEITLRGRVLPIGGLREKLLAAHRGMIHTVIIPKDNERDLKEVPAEILKSLVIKPVENADEVLEIALTASVGDIFPGRATAAPVYQSLRGHDDAHEPPLTAQ
- the clpX gene encoding ATPase and specificity subunit of ClpX-ClpP ATP-dependent serine protease (Evidence 2a : Function of homologous gene experimentally demonstrated in an other organism; PubMedId : 12912910, 14525985, 21369885, 7743994, 8226769, 8226770, 9573050, 9575205; Product type e : enzyme), producing the protein MSDTDTKQGQEIRCSFCDKGEDAVRRLIAGPGNVSICDECIALCTEIIADQIKQEVREEGKLLTPQELSAKLDEYVIGQSNAKKALAVAVHNHYKRVFFSEALGNDVELEKSNILLIGPSGSGKTLLAKTLARTLNVPFAIADATTLTEAGYVGEDVENILVQLLQNADYDLESASKGIIYIDEIDKISRKGDSASITRDVSGEGVQQALLKIIEGTEANIPPKGGRKHPQQEYIRLDTSNILFILGGAFVGLDKIVEQRLRGRSLGFGAKISETKETSAILSEVHPNDLVKFGLIPEFVGRVPVVTYVDDLSEEDLIRVLTEPKNALVKQYQKLFSLDDVTLRFTQDALKAIAHLAIKRKTGARGLRNVMEHAMMDIMYSLPSRENVRECVVNAAVIEKGKEPLYIYDTDAQSETA